A region of Subtercola boreus DNA encodes the following proteins:
- a CDS encoding ABC transporter ATP-binding protein, with translation MTVTAPAPHAPTAEKSDTLLDFSNVEMTFPDGTIALQGVDLQVKRGEFVTVVGPSGCGKSTLLRIASGLETASDGTATLGTDRIGYVFQDATLLPWRNVTANVELLAELHGESKKDRAAKAKDAIDLVGLSGFEKHLPKALSGGMKMRASLARSLTLDPELFLFDEPFGALDEITRERLNDELIRLFNAKHFAGLFITHSVSEAVYMSTKVVVMSGRPGKIVETFDVPFPQPRDPEIRFTPEYAALVGEVAHALRKGHGHS, from the coding sequence ATGACTGTCACAGCCCCCGCACCACACGCTCCCACCGCAGAGAAATCGGACACCCTGCTCGACTTCTCCAACGTCGAAATGACGTTCCCCGACGGCACCATCGCCCTGCAGGGTGTCGACCTCCAGGTCAAGCGCGGCGAGTTCGTCACCGTCGTCGGCCCCTCGGGCTGCGGCAAGTCGACTCTGCTCCGGATCGCCTCCGGCCTTGAGACCGCCTCGGACGGCACCGCCACCCTCGGCACCGACCGCATCGGCTACGTCTTCCAGGATGCGACCCTGCTGCCCTGGCGGAACGTCACGGCGAACGTGGAACTCCTCGCAGAACTCCATGGCGAGAGCAAGAAGGACCGGGCGGCCAAGGCGAAGGACGCGATCGACCTCGTCGGTCTCTCGGGCTTCGAGAAGCACCTGCCGAAGGCGCTCTCCGGTGGAATGAAGATGCGCGCGAGTCTTGCCCGCTCCCTCACTCTCGACCCCGAGCTCTTCCTCTTCGACGAACCCTTCGGCGCGCTCGACGAGATCACCCGTGAACGCCTGAACGACGAACTCATCCGGCTCTTCAACGCCAAGCACTTCGCCGGACTGTTCATCACGCACTCTGTCTCGGAGGCCGTGTACATGTCGACCAAGGTCGTCGTCATGTCGGGCCGCCCGGGCAAGATCGTCGAGACGTTCGACGTACCCTTCCCCCAGCCTCGGGATCCCGAGATTCGCTTCACCCCCGAATACGCCGCGCTCGTCGGCGAGGTCGCCCACGCGCTCCGGAAGGGACACGGCCACTCATGA
- a CDS encoding XdhC family protein yields MLELAEALLERLDRGESVAVATVTRINGSAPRTLGTAMAVDARGSVIGSISGGCVEGAVYEACQEVLESGVAVTHEFGYSDDDAFAVGLACGGRIEVIVQRLGPAGDGGVTGVTVGVTSGAGGAEAAALHAELEAAAAGQTAGVVLVTGGRALGTVLAGGSELAAVPGLSADSARRLLAELAARIGAGRPGLAVVDCEDGPIEALFVVASVKPRMIVFGAVDFSAALANAAVLLGYRVTICDARPVFATAERFPAADEVIVEWPADYLARTDTDSRTAVVVLTHDDKFDIPLLQVALGLPLAYVGAMGSRRTHDRRLDALTELVPRDSLARLHSPIGLDIGASTPEETAVSILAEIVAVRNAGSGSHLRTLSGPIHRSAPTHAATGISRSKDVRV; encoded by the coding sequence ATGCTCGAACTCGCCGAAGCGCTGCTCGAACGTCTCGACCGTGGTGAGTCGGTCGCCGTGGCGACGGTCACGCGCATCAACGGGAGCGCTCCGCGCACGCTCGGCACGGCGATGGCGGTGGATGCCCGGGGCTCGGTCATCGGCAGCATCTCGGGCGGCTGCGTCGAAGGCGCCGTGTACGAGGCCTGCCAGGAGGTGCTCGAGTCTGGCGTCGCTGTCACGCACGAATTCGGGTACAGCGACGACGACGCGTTCGCGGTGGGGTTGGCGTGCGGCGGGCGGATCGAGGTCATCGTGCAGCGGCTCGGGCCTGCGGGCGATGGGGGCGTCACCGGGGTGACGGTCGGTGTGACGAGCGGTGCGGGCGGGGCGGAGGCGGCAGCGCTGCACGCGGAGTTGGAGGCCGCGGCGGCCGGACAGACCGCGGGGGTCGTGCTCGTGACCGGGGGCCGGGCGCTCGGCACTGTGTTGGCCGGGGGCAGCGAGCTCGCTGCGGTGCCGGGGCTCAGTGCTGACAGCGCGCGGCGGCTGCTGGCTGAGCTTGCGGCCCGCATCGGTGCCGGGCGCCCGGGGCTGGCCGTGGTCGACTGCGAGGATGGCCCGATCGAGGCACTCTTCGTGGTGGCGTCGGTGAAGCCGCGGATGATCGTCTTCGGCGCGGTCGACTTCTCCGCCGCACTCGCGAACGCAGCGGTGCTGCTGGGCTACCGGGTGACGATCTGCGACGCTCGCCCGGTGTTCGCGACGGCGGAACGCTTCCCGGCCGCGGACGAGGTCATCGTCGAATGGCCCGCCGACTACCTCGCGCGCACCGATACCGATTCCCGCACGGCCGTCGTGGTGCTCACGCACGACGACAAGTTCGACATCCCCCTGCTGCAGGTGGCGCTGGGGTTGCCGCTGGCCTATGTCGGCGCGATGGGTTCGCGCCGCACGCACGACCGGCGGCTGGATGCTCTCACCGAACTCGTGCCCCGGGACTCGCTGGCGCGGCTGCACTCGCCGATCGGGCTCGACATCGGAGCGAGCACACCCGAGGAGACGGCGGTGTCGATCCTGGCCGAGATCGTGGCGGTGCGGAACGCCGGCTCGGGGTCGCATCTCCGCACTCTGAGCGGCCCCATCCACCGCTCTGCCCCCACACATGCCGCGACCGGCATATCAAGGTCGAAAGACGTCCGAGTCTAG
- a CDS encoding PDR/VanB family oxidoreductase codes for MNVHPLPSLDVVVTDRRSVADDIVLLTLAPAGGGDLPEWTPGAHIDLLLPNGVERQYSLCSDPADRSAWQVAVLRESAGRGGSEFVHALLAVGEMLRVRGPLNHFAFEAATHYTFVAGGIGITPLLPMIRAAALAGATWSLAYAGRSEGSMAFVRELRGEHPEQVTVYSSEAGERLALDELFAAAPAGTLVYCCGPARLLDAATTLAAGLGWPAGQLHQERFEAKETGAPVLADAFEVELEYSGMTLTVPPERSILDVVEEAGVLVLSSCREGTCGTCETPVVSGEVDHRDSVLTPEEQADNEVMMICVSRAACAKLVLEL; via the coding sequence GTGAACGTTCATCCCCTTCCCTCCCTCGATGTTGTCGTCACCGACCGGCGGAGCGTGGCAGACGACATCGTGCTGCTGACGCTCGCTCCGGCGGGTGGTGGAGACCTGCCGGAATGGACTCCCGGGGCGCACATCGACCTGCTGCTGCCGAACGGCGTCGAACGACAGTACTCGCTGTGTTCAGACCCGGCCGACCGGAGCGCCTGGCAGGTCGCGGTGCTCCGCGAGAGCGCGGGGCGCGGCGGGTCGGAGTTCGTGCACGCGTTGCTTGCCGTCGGTGAGATGCTGCGGGTCCGCGGGCCGTTGAACCACTTCGCCTTCGAAGCGGCGACGCACTACACCTTCGTCGCGGGCGGGATCGGGATCACGCCGCTGCTGCCGATGATCCGTGCGGCAGCCCTGGCGGGTGCGACGTGGTCGCTGGCCTACGCGGGCCGGTCGGAGGGCTCGATGGCTTTCGTTCGCGAGCTTCGCGGCGAGCATCCGGAGCAGGTGACGGTGTATTCGAGCGAGGCAGGGGAGAGGCTGGCACTCGACGAGCTGTTCGCTGCCGCTCCGGCCGGAACGCTCGTGTACTGCTGCGGGCCGGCCCGGCTGCTCGATGCGGCGACGACGCTGGCAGCGGGTCTCGGATGGCCGGCGGGGCAGCTCCATCAGGAACGCTTCGAGGCGAAGGAGACCGGCGCTCCGGTTCTGGCCGACGCGTTCGAGGTCGAACTCGAGTACTCGGGGATGACCCTGACGGTGCCGCCGGAGCGGAGCATTCTCGATGTGGTCGAAGAGGCCGGGGTGCTTGTGCTGTCGTCGTGCCGGGAGGGCACCTGCGGTACCTGCGAGACGCCCGTGGTCTCGGGCGAGGTGGACCACCGCGACTCCGTGCTCACGCCGGAGGAGCAGGCCGACAACGAGGTGATGATGATCTGCGTGTCGCGGGCGGCGTGCGCGAAGCTGGTGCTGGAGCTTTAG
- a CDS encoding amidohydrolase family protein: MNTLPLRVTLLQNATLPGGSTCDVLLDGDTVAAVSPAFSLATQPGAVTLDLSGFLLLTAPADPHAHLDKALSWDAINPPMGDLVSAILAWRAYAATMSTESIAARAKAAALLMLRQGTTAVRSHVDILLGDEPLRGVRALVQVREELRGLMDIELVALAGSDVPDADIEAAIDLGVDLVGGSPHLALDPSADLQRLLRLAERKGVGVDIHTDENLTGALTLAEFAEGVRDWPADRNRSAGHCVRLGTLAPDALADVLDEVEASNVGIIANPITNLYLQGWDHPVSTPRGLTAARAVLDRGGIRFAAGADNVRDPFNPVGRSDALETASLLVIAGHLTLDEAYTAVSDGAREVMALPVAGVAVGARAEFLAVRATNLSDAVANASANRYVIHAGTLVAQSTVSYNVAEPTPAHHPSLLETR, from the coding sequence GTGAATACTCTTCCTCTGAGGGTCACTCTGCTGCAGAACGCGACCCTGCCGGGCGGTTCCACCTGCGACGTGCTCCTGGATGGCGACACCGTCGCCGCGGTCTCACCGGCCTTTTCGCTGGCGACGCAGCCGGGCGCTGTCACTCTCGACCTCTCCGGCTTCCTCCTGCTGACCGCCCCGGCCGATCCGCACGCCCACCTCGACAAGGCGCTCTCCTGGGATGCGATCAACCCGCCGATGGGTGATCTCGTCTCCGCGATCCTGGCCTGGCGCGCCTACGCTGCCACGATGTCGACCGAGAGCATCGCGGCCCGCGCGAAAGCCGCCGCGCTGCTCATGCTCCGCCAGGGCACGACCGCCGTCCGGAGCCACGTCGACATCCTGCTGGGTGACGAACCGCTCCGCGGTGTGCGCGCCCTCGTGCAGGTGCGCGAAGAACTCCGCGGCCTGATGGACATCGAACTCGTCGCCCTCGCCGGCTCCGACGTGCCCGACGCCGACATCGAAGCCGCCATCGACCTCGGCGTCGACCTCGTCGGCGGTTCCCCCCACCTCGCGCTCGACCCGAGCGCCGACCTCCAGCGCCTCCTGCGCCTCGCAGAACGCAAGGGCGTCGGTGTCGACATCCACACCGATGAGAACCTGACCGGCGCACTCACCCTCGCCGAGTTCGCAGAGGGCGTGCGCGACTGGCCCGCGGATCGCAACCGCAGCGCCGGGCACTGTGTGCGGCTCGGCACGCTGGCTCCGGATGCCCTCGCCGACGTTCTCGACGAGGTGGAGGCCTCGAACGTGGGCATCATTGCCAACCCCATCACGAACCTCTATCTGCAGGGCTGGGACCACCCGGTCTCGACACCCCGCGGCCTGACCGCCGCCCGCGCCGTGCTCGACCGGGGCGGCATCCGGTTCGCCGCCGGCGCCGACAACGTTCGCGACCCTTTCAACCCCGTGGGCCGGAGCGACGCGCTCGAGACCGCCTCCCTGCTCGTGATCGCCGGCCACCTGACGCTCGACGAGGCCTACACCGCCGTCAGCGACGGTGCCCGAGAGGTCATGGCGCTCCCGGTCGCCGGTGTCGCGGTCGGCGCGCGTGCCGAGTTCCTCGCCGTGCGCGCCACGAACCTCTCCGACGCTGTCGCCAACGCGTCCGCCAACCGTTACGTGATCCATGCCGGCACCCTCGTCGCCCAGAGCACGGTGAGCTACAACGTCGCCGAGCCCACGCCCGCACACCACCCGTCACTACTGGAAACGAGGTAG
- a CDS encoding ABC transporter permease has product MTTISNETTVTDGTDTLEAHPTPGLPVTATLAKPKGKKRRTTWLPPLLVFLAIVVVWYLISLFVLNPNLRFLLPLPQDIVLKGFIDPLSFNALVVALWQTVIVSMLGLAIAIVIGVIWAVAMSQAKWIERSLFPYAVILQCIPILALVPLIGFWFGYEFQSRVLVCVMIALFPMVNNTLFGLQSVDKGHKELFKLQGASRMTTLLKLSFPAALPAIFAGMRISAGLAVVGAIVGDQFFRRGTPGLGILISNYSSRLQGEQLFATIITAALFGVLVFWLFGLIGRRAVGKWYDFS; this is encoded by the coding sequence ATGACCACCATCTCGAACGAAACCACCGTGACCGACGGCACCGACACCCTCGAGGCCCACCCGACTCCGGGCCTCCCGGTCACGGCGACCCTCGCGAAGCCGAAGGGCAAGAAGCGCCGCACGACCTGGCTGCCGCCGCTGCTGGTCTTTCTCGCGATCGTGGTCGTCTGGTACCTGATCAGCCTGTTCGTGCTGAACCCGAACCTGCGGTTCCTGCTCCCTTTGCCGCAGGACATCGTGCTGAAGGGCTTCATCGACCCGCTCTCCTTCAACGCGCTGGTCGTGGCGCTCTGGCAGACCGTCATCGTCTCGATGCTGGGCCTCGCCATCGCCATCGTCATCGGTGTGATCTGGGCCGTCGCGATGTCGCAGGCGAAGTGGATCGAGCGCTCGCTCTTCCCCTACGCGGTCATCCTGCAGTGCATTCCGATCCTGGCGCTCGTTCCGCTGATCGGTTTCTGGTTCGGCTACGAGTTCCAGTCCCGCGTGTTGGTGTGCGTGATGATCGCCCTCTTCCCGATGGTGAACAACACCCTGTTCGGGCTGCAGTCGGTCGACAAGGGCCACAAAGAGCTGTTCAAGCTCCAGGGCGCGAGCCGCATGACCACCCTCCTGAAGCTCTCGTTCCCGGCCGCCCTCCCGGCGATCTTCGCCGGTATGCGCATCTCGGCCGGCCTTGCTGTGGTCGGTGCGATCGTCGGCGACCAGTTCTTCCGGCGCGGAACTCCGGGCCTCGGCATCCTGATCAGCAACTACAGTTCCCGGCTCCAGGGCGAGCAGCTCTTCGCCACCATCATCACCGCGGCTCTCTTCGGCGTTCTCGTCTTCTGGCTCTTCGGCCTGATCGGCCGCCGCGCCGTCGGCAAGTGGTACGACTTCAGCTGA
- a CDS encoding SDR family NAD(P)-dependent oxidoreductase: protein MTTTPPVTAARLQGRRIVVTGGARGIGASIAARCAAEGADVAILDLLEEPGRATAAAIGGSFHRVDLSDEADTRTVLTEAIDTLGGIDVLVNNAGILRFAPLLEITADDWDAMFRINTRAMLVTTQVAAKRMIDQRRLAQDSGAPALPGKVINMASMGGKTGGAGQAHYAASKAAVIALTRVTALELGCEAITANCICPGYVLTEMGAATRTEADVAEWSSYSPLGRLAQPEDVAGVAAFLASADADYLTGQAVNVTGGMIMH, encoded by the coding sequence ATGACCACCACTCCGCCGGTGACCGCCGCACGCCTCCAGGGACGACGCATCGTGGTCACCGGCGGAGCCCGTGGGATCGGGGCATCCATCGCCGCCCGCTGCGCTGCAGAGGGTGCGGATGTCGCGATCCTCGACCTGCTCGAAGAACCCGGCCGCGCCACCGCCGCCGCCATCGGCGGCTCGTTCCATCGCGTCGATCTCTCCGACGAGGCAGACACCCGCACCGTTCTCACCGAGGCGATCGACACCCTCGGCGGCATCGACGTGCTCGTCAACAACGCGGGCATCCTGCGCTTCGCACCGTTGCTCGAGATCACCGCCGACGACTGGGACGCGATGTTCCGCATCAACACCCGCGCCATGCTCGTCACCACCCAGGTGGCGGCGAAACGGATGATCGACCAGCGCCGGCTCGCCCAGGACTCCGGCGCCCCAGCCCTGCCCGGCAAGGTCATCAACATGGCGAGCATGGGAGGCAAGACCGGCGGTGCCGGCCAGGCCCACTACGCCGCATCCAAGGCCGCCGTCATCGCGCTCACCCGTGTCACCGCCCTCGAACTCGGCTGCGAGGCGATAACCGCCAACTGCATCTGCCCCGGCTACGTGCTCACCGAGATGGGCGCGGCCACCCGCACCGAGGCCGACGTCGCCGAGTGGTCGAGCTACTCCCCGCTCGGCCGCCTCGCCCAGCCGGAGGATGTCGCCGGGGTCGCTGCGTTCCTGGCAAGCGCCGACGCTGACTACCTCACCGGCCAGGCCGTGAACGTCACCGGTGGCATGATCATGCACTGA
- a CDS encoding creatininase family protein yields MPRNLVELSSLAAVEALRQDSVVVLPTGAIEHHGPHLPLSTDFLVAEESAKGAVELASANGVNAWLLPGLAYTKSDEHHWAPGTVWLSWETLMQTIVEIGESIAQTPCTKLVFYNGHGGNVALLQVACRELRRRFGLQTFLIGGQMPANGGAKSGETESGLGIHGGHVETSVVLHLRPDLVDMSLAVRSVPEHLLDYDYVGFGKPVSFGWVSNDFAASGVIGDPTTATAEFGKAHFENNVTQAAAALAEIARFSPSAPQKRIGFSVS; encoded by the coding sequence ATGCCCCGCAACCTCGTCGAACTCTCCAGCCTCGCTGCCGTCGAAGCCCTCCGTCAGGACTCCGTCGTGGTGCTGCCGACGGGCGCCATCGAGCACCACGGCCCACACCTGCCGCTCTCCACCGACTTCCTCGTCGCCGAGGAGTCCGCGAAGGGTGCCGTCGAGCTCGCGAGCGCGAACGGGGTGAACGCCTGGCTCCTGCCCGGTCTCGCCTATACGAAGTCCGACGAGCACCACTGGGCGCCGGGAACGGTCTGGCTCAGCTGGGAGACGCTGATGCAGACGATCGTCGAGATCGGCGAGTCCATCGCCCAGACGCCCTGCACCAAGCTCGTCTTCTACAACGGCCACGGCGGCAACGTCGCCCTGCTGCAGGTCGCCTGCCGCGAGCTCCGCCGCCGTTTCGGGCTGCAGACCTTCCTCATCGGCGGACAGATGCCCGCGAACGGCGGGGCGAAGTCCGGCGAGACCGAGTCGGGCCTCGGCATCCACGGCGGCCACGTCGAGACGAGTGTGGTGCTCCACCTCCGCCCCGACCTCGTCGACATGAGCCTGGCCGTGCGGAGCGTGCCCGAGCACCTCCTCGACTACGACTACGTCGGTTTCGGCAAGCCCGTGAGCTTCGGTTGGGTCAGCAACGACTTCGCCGCCAGCGGTGTGATCGGCGACCCGACGACCGCCACGGCCGAGTTCGGCAAGGCGCATTTCGAGAACAACGTCACGCAGGCCGCGGCCGCCCTCGCCGAGATCGCCCGTTTCAGCCCCTCCGCTCCGCAGAAGCGCATCGGCTTCTCCGTATCCTGA
- a CDS encoding ABC transporter substrate-binding protein, whose amino-acid sequence MRKKSRRVAFASGLAVLSMAALAACSSGGAATTPAASAAAGGVDLAAAGCPANVVIQTDWNPEAEHGHLYELLGPNPVIDANKKSVSGPLYSKGAATGVNVEIRSGGPAIGFQTVTSQLYADPTITLGYVTTDEAVQLSADQPTTAVFAPLDKTPLMIMWDPATYPDVKTIADLGKTGAIVRYFGGSAYMEYLISAGLLSKDQTDGSYDGTPASFVADQGKAGQQGFASAEPYQYQYEVPAWGKAVAYQTLADAGYPVYASAMSVRTGDLSSMSGCLKALVPVLQQAEVDYFDSPDAVNTLILDLVTQFNTGWVYSQGMADYSVKTQKDLGLVGNGDNSTIGDMDEANVQKVIDVDTPIYAAGGKAVKSGLVAGDIFTNEFIDTSIGLK is encoded by the coding sequence ATGCGCAAAAAGTCCAGAAGAGTCGCGTTCGCCAGCGGTCTCGCCGTCCTGAGCATGGCCGCCCTCGCAGCCTGCAGCTCGGGCGGAGCAGCAACCACCCCTGCGGCCAGCGCCGCTGCCGGCGGAGTCGACCTGGCTGCGGCCGGTTGCCCCGCAAACGTCGTCATCCAGACCGACTGGAACCCGGAGGCCGAGCACGGCCACCTGTACGAACTGCTCGGCCCGAACCCGGTCATCGACGCGAACAAGAAGTCGGTCTCCGGCCCGCTGTACTCGAAGGGCGCCGCCACCGGCGTCAACGTCGAGATCCGCTCGGGTGGCCCGGCCATCGGCTTCCAGACCGTGACCAGCCAGCTGTACGCCGACCCCACCATCACCCTCGGCTACGTCACCACTGACGAGGCCGTGCAGCTCTCGGCAGACCAGCCCACCACGGCGGTCTTCGCTCCTCTCGACAAGACCCCGCTGATGATCATGTGGGACCCGGCGACCTACCCCGACGTCAAGACGATCGCCGACCTCGGCAAGACCGGCGCCATCGTCCGCTACTTCGGCGGATCGGCCTACATGGAGTATCTGATCAGCGCTGGCCTCCTGTCGAAGGACCAGACCGACGGCAGCTACGACGGCACCCCCGCCAGCTTCGTCGCCGACCAGGGCAAGGCCGGCCAGCAGGGCTTTGCCAGCGCTGAGCCGTACCAGTACCAGTATGAGGTCCCGGCCTGGGGCAAGGCTGTCGCCTACCAGACCCTCGCGGACGCCGGGTACCCGGTCTACGCTTCGGCGATGTCGGTGCGCACCGGTGACCTGAGCTCGATGTCGGGCTGCCTCAAGGCACTCGTGCCCGTGCTGCAGCAGGCGGAGGTCGACTACTTCGACAGCCCCGACGCGGTCAACACGCTGATCCTCGACCTGGTCACCCAGTTCAACACCGGCTGGGTCTACTCGCAGGGCATGGCCGACTACTCGGTCAAGACCCAGAAGGACCTCGGGCTCGTCGGCAACGGCGACAACAGCACCATCGGCGACATGGATGAGGCCAACGTGCAGAAGGTCATCGACGTCGACACCCCGATCTACGCAGCCGGAGGCAAGGCTGTGAAGTCGGGACTCGTCGCAGGTGACATCTTCACCAACGAGTTCATCGACACCTCCATCGGTCTGAAGTAG
- a CDS encoding DUF1877 family protein, translating into MDAIYTAVRDDILTEIRGLAEDELTERVFALSEIDHAPELHLSTSWDGLHFLLSGTSARGALPAGSALSEGIVGAERLWGGGVNWVAATSRQSLPTVLSALSAVEPSRLSQAFEPHLFRRAGIYPVSGWSDRAISDALPLYLERLDSLIRFYSEVVAEGGNVIVEVG; encoded by the coding sequence TTGGACGCAATCTATACCGCGGTGCGGGACGACATCCTCACTGAGATCCGCGGCCTCGCGGAAGATGAGCTGACGGAGCGCGTCTTCGCCCTCTCGGAAATCGACCATGCGCCTGAACTGCATCTCTCCACGTCGTGGGACGGACTGCACTTCCTTCTCTCCGGCACCTCTGCGCGCGGTGCTCTACCGGCTGGCTCGGCTCTCAGCGAGGGGATCGTCGGCGCGGAACGGCTCTGGGGCGGCGGAGTGAACTGGGTGGCCGCGACTTCTCGGCAGTCGCTGCCAACCGTGCTCTCGGCCTTGAGCGCTGTCGAACCATCCCGTCTCAGCCAAGCGTTCGAGCCGCACCTCTTCCGTCGCGCCGGGATCTATCCCGTCTCGGGCTGGTCAGACCGAGCCATCAGCGACGCGCTGCCCCTGTACCTCGAGCGCCTGGACTCGTTGATCCGCTTCTATTCCGAGGTGGTGGCTGAGGGCGGGAACGTCATCGTCGAAGTCGGATAG
- a CDS encoding amidohydrolase family protein: MLTVHHARAILIDDETESSGDLFLQNGVVSAPDARHDGPDDETFDTLDASGCVVTPGLVNAHHHLLQTAFRTLPGTRGVPMASWLPTMAAAYARAGIDPELEYAAAHAGLAESLLSGVTTVADHHLNWPGGPGNTDIDLTVGIARAAASAAADLGARLVFVRGSARDDPEQAAQSADAIAEALVPNAAGGVRSDGLLQVAVGPAGVHSDSPETFRLLGEVAARRGLRRRSQANEQVDVAIALEKYGRRPIDLLDEWGWLAPDVTLAHLCAVTDDEIARLAASGVTATHSPACDLPMGWGIAPVAALRGAGLAVGLGTSGGGSNDASNLLADARLAMQIAPLVGAPIPARQVLGMATKGSALGLGRPELGSLAPGDAADLCVWDVSGVADAAVADPIAGLLWANPGRKPRHVVVAGRVVVRDYRLVAHDERVIAADLKALLATRHAR, encoded by the coding sequence ATGCTCACCGTTCACCACGCCCGTGCCATCCTCATCGACGACGAAACCGAATCCTCCGGTGACCTGTTCCTGCAGAACGGTGTCGTCTCGGCTCCGGATGCCCGCCACGACGGTCCCGACGACGAGACGTTCGACACCCTCGACGCCTCCGGATGTGTCGTCACCCCCGGTCTCGTGAACGCCCACCACCACCTGCTGCAGACCGCCTTCCGCACCCTCCCGGGTACTCGAGGAGTGCCGATGGCGTCGTGGCTGCCGACGATGGCAGCGGCGTATGCGCGCGCAGGCATAGATCCCGAACTGGAGTATGCCGCCGCCCACGCCGGCCTCGCCGAGAGTCTGCTCAGCGGCGTGACGACCGTCGCCGACCATCATCTGAACTGGCCGGGAGGACCGGGGAACACCGACATCGACCTGACCGTCGGCATCGCGCGTGCCGCCGCGAGCGCTGCCGCCGACCTCGGCGCACGGCTGGTCTTCGTGCGCGGCTCTGCGCGGGACGACCCCGAGCAGGCGGCTCAGTCCGCGGACGCGATCGCCGAAGCGCTGGTGCCGAACGCGGCCGGCGGCGTTCGGAGCGACGGCCTGCTGCAGGTGGCCGTCGGCCCCGCCGGAGTGCACAGCGACAGCCCGGAGACGTTCCGGCTGCTCGGTGAGGTCGCGGCCCGCCGGGGTCTCCGCCGGCGCAGCCAGGCGAATGAGCAGGTCGACGTGGCCATCGCCCTCGAGAAGTACGGCCGTCGACCCATCGACCTGCTCGACGAGTGGGGCTGGCTCGCTCCCGACGTGACACTCGCGCACCTCTGCGCGGTGACCGACGACGAGATCGCGCGCCTGGCTGCGAGCGGGGTGACGGCGACGCACTCCCCGGCCTGCGACCTTCCGATGGGCTGGGGTATCGCTCCGGTGGCGGCTCTCCGGGGAGCCGGTCTCGCTGTCGGCCTCGGCACGAGCGGAGGCGGCAGCAACGACGCCTCGAACCTGCTCGCCGACGCCCGGCTGGCGATGCAGATCGCCCCGCTCGTGGGCGCGCCGATTCCCGCCCGCCAGGTGCTCGGCATGGCCACGAAGGGCTCGGCGCTGGGTCTCGGCCGGCCCGAGCTCGGCTCCCTGGCCCCGGGGGACGCGGCGGATCTCTGCGTCTGGGACGTCTCGGGCGTCGCCGACGCGGCCGTCGCAGACCCCATCGCGGGCCTGCTCTGGGCGAACCCGGGCCGGAAGCCCCGGCATGTCGTCGTCGCCGGCCGCGTGGTCGTGCGCGACTACCGGCTGGTGGCGCACGACGAGCGCGTCATCGCGGCCGACCTCAAGGCGTTGCTCGCCACCCGCCACGCCCGCTGA
- a CDS encoding cupin domain-containing protein, whose protein sequence is MTPVTEALDPQTRQLGAAIRAARLSKALTLVELARLAKLSHPFLSQLERGHARPSMASLERIARALETSQLDLLAGAADLGEDGPELLWGAVTVTAGARVPPMRLPRRAEVVRAGEGTTGPYAEGQARLLVGARARFQPMEFTGANRVFGDYYHHAEDEFVTVIEGRVMVDLSGDGEFLLGPGDSVYFEGGTLHRWRSADRGAYRLLVVKQRFQKEPA, encoded by the coding sequence ATGACACCCGTCACCGAGGCCCTCGATCCTCAGACCAGACAGCTGGGCGCGGCCATCCGTGCCGCCCGGCTCTCGAAAGCGCTCACGCTCGTCGAACTCGCCCGGCTCGCCAAACTCTCGCACCCGTTCCTCTCCCAGCTGGAACGCGGGCACGCCCGGCCGAGCATGGCCTCACTGGAGCGGATCGCCCGGGCGCTCGAGACCAGTCAGCTCGACCTGCTGGCGGGCGCCGCCGACCTCGGAGAGGACGGTCCGGAGCTGCTCTGGGGGGCCGTCACGGTGACCGCCGGAGCCCGGGTGCCGCCGATGCGGCTGCCGCGTCGTGCCGAAGTCGTGCGCGCAGGGGAAGGCACGACCGGGCCCTACGCTGAAGGGCAGGCCCGGTTGCTGGTGGGCGCGCGCGCACGGTTCCAGCCGATGGAGTTCACGGGCGCGAACCGGGTGTTCGGCGACTACTACCACCACGCCGAAGACGAATTCGTCACGGTGATCGAGGGTAGAGTCATGGTCGATCTCTCCGGTGACGGCGAATTCCTGCTCGGCCCCGGCGACTCGGTGTACTTCGAGGGGGGCACGCTCCACCGCTGGCGATCGGCAGACCGGGGGGCCTACCGGCTGTTGGTCGTGAAGCAGCGTTTTCAGAAAGAGCCCGCGTGA